One Hypomesus transpacificus isolate Combined female chromosome 6, fHypTra1, whole genome shotgun sequence DNA segment encodes these proteins:
- the casp8ap2 gene encoding CASP8-associated protein 2 produces MENTSLNTENCCLKKNICALIKTARMEIVRKDEEIKRLSQSSSLPPLPPPPSSPSPPPPLQAPCKKRDNVFHQTDASDSRLPPDVDSKYSTARDCKAPLKQTDFSIRKASTDSTPGHSLLDKHKQPSLKDGKSEHHRTSDSTERRHKNPVECQAEDRGRSHKTHRESGRYDSKSRKDKHCSADIEVDRRSEKSKSPPPESVNGAVLSAHKFKTSSKKSSEPHSKSGGREFRQDKDGDGRSCKDLSTSRRTQDVVSSSRRSLTEQSSEPLNHKRGASLSSDHHRKEERKRKDDRKCKEKRRSPLTDTREKHEQKHKKEREKRKKVPDGKEEKSTSGCPDVPPGELKLSEKVTGEENSPNRKLSFMETLNLTLSPVKKPRRPSGSKEQGSSLPEEDEEDASMESCGQLDMEDFCVIDEVHSDSMEINSSQSAVEINEPLIDDAKHVSSDEPLSLDPAGIESLSTGEKPSEKSDRSEAVTEIKAIHDPIKDSLKCDVEVSKVTEDPHNPEPLENRCLSAPDSELVMKTNLQSLDICHIVESKDLPTAACLTESQEDTQVCHSTDRKNIPDKPEESIGLLDSCALRLNAEPSSVLVSKNQPSETIAQDAVDANCEEDPAVKDGKAKINQESQQLEFTIQPEGCSLPLSTSCSSSESHEKPFPLREDGSVDANVVSSTKSMEVPPQISACEANAEVTLLDNAVYGPIHEQSSPPGTIAVSRVSSTTEEILPSENLSACRVQSPKFSCNTGSGYAKNQEGKVEATSSIPLLYDEESMMKTLNSLKVIPDPVSPLTSPIRITRRNHPHSQSNKPAHVKSLGKDFCSVVVDPTSTNLGVNKENKNPGGPMLTKSQTEDELEEGEIISESDEEQCPVSSQDERPTKTHQPSPQSSRRKKVSAKSLAASQDSPKTIRKNVTASSGSPSLNRSRHKTICLPTATTSVLSTEEVMDMIGKIRHQVRKKYMKLHKTFHMSSFYGIVDNALVSFLDFVDRVNFSKFCDQDDDLKSRLKNIMSNVLNKISKNGIVNRIFEQQSECLKKKLWNFVDVQLDFMFKEIRAALASVCKAIKENSPSSADTGEKLSKNKNSTKPLKSPVTIKSRPKSQQAKSPVTITSRPKSQQAKLPVTITSRTKSQQKKSPMTITSRTKMRQLKSPVTPISRPRVRQKMEESNTERTMTVGLGSRGKNIRMTFEKDEEETSPNTSAHPSMKNAIEMLPQRNTHSTSAKESTLVRRISRSNSLHDKSDFQILTEQQASSLTFNLVTDTQMGDIFKCLLDGSDLLDTNISAVDCHGWPVGTPRKEAPTGEHLLSITTPTKGCSPSKLIATWSAISPRKISPSPNSKLHIPVNPIMFDESCMLEVPPRIGPSSGVFSQRSYSILSEDLAVSLTIPSPLKSDSHLSFLRPVNGEPMSVPDSVISAHFSEDALLEEEDATEQDIHLALDTDNSSCGSSDGRSREAAAPLLFHFKPHLPMQAVVMEKSNDHFIVKIRQAATRACIPPGDEENLTKMPKGEGQSSEGCDPVTPAVDGELAPPSEDRSSSLPASTETVNGNAVLEVQSQASGEDTEDPLSKTCRLPDVNQKDPKTGTKRKKAQVETKAKRVKEGVHLGRSKQEKAFRHSKEKRSRTPRKEKSKAASPTVQLSPNSLSAKNIIKKKGQVVVMWTKNEDRAILLELKMQRASTDAFSALSDKLNKSPAQIAERFGQLMKLFKKKEKMAS; encoded by the exons ATGGAG AACACTTCACTCAACACTGAGAACTGCTGCCTCAAGAAGAACATCTGTGCTCTCATCAAAACTGCTAGGATGGAGATAGTGCGGAAAGATGAGGAGATAAAGAGGTTGAGCCAAAG ttcatctcttcctcctcttccaccacctccttcgtctccatctccaccccctcctcttcagGCCCCATGTAAAAAAAGAGACAATGTCTTTCACCAAACTGATGCCTCAGATTCAAGACTCCCTCCTGATGTGGATTCAAAGTATTCTACTGCCAGAGACTGTAAAGCTCCATTGAAACAGACCGATTTTTCCATCCGTAAAGCCAGCACAGACTCCACTCCTGGACACAGCCTgttagacaaacacaaacagcccAGTCTTAAGGACGGGAAATCTGAACATCACAGAACATCAGATTCGACAGAACGCAGGCATAAAAACCCAGTGGAATGTCAGGCAGAGGACAGGGGCCGATCACACAAGACGCATCGAGAGTCTGGAAGATATGATTCCAAGTCAAGAAAAGACAAACATTGTTCTGCTGATATTGAAGTGGACAGGAGATCAGAGAAGTCTAAAAGCCCGCCTCCAGAATCTGTAAATGGCGCAGTGTTGTCAGCCCATAAGTTTAAGACATCTTCTAAAAAAAGTTCAGAGCCGCATTCAAAAAGTGGTGGTAGGGAGTTTCGTCAAGATAAGGATGGAGATGGTAGAAGTTGTAAAGATTTGAGCACTTCAAGAAGGACTCAGGATGTGGTTAGTTCAAGTCGGCGTAGCTTGACTGAACAGTCCAGTGAGCCACTAAATCACAAGAGAGGAGCCAGCCTATCAAGCGACCATCATAGGAAAGAGGAAAGGAAACGAAAAGATGACAGAAAATgcaaagagaagagaagaagccCTTTGACAGACACACGGGAAAAGCACGAGCAGAAACATAAGAAGGAAAGGGAGAAGCGCAAGAAGGTTCCTGACGGTAAGGAAGAAAAGTCAACATCCGGGTGCCCAGACGTACCTCCAGGGGAGCTTAAACTGTCTGAGAAAGTCACTGGAGAGGAAAACAGTCCAAACAGAAAACTGAGTTTCATGGAAACTCTGAATCTCACCTTGTCACCTGTCAAAAAGCCAAGACGGCCCTCTGGATCCAAGGAGCAAGGAAGCTCTCTCcctgaggaggatgaagaagacGCATCAATGGAAAGCTGTGGGCAGCTTGACATGGAGGACTTCTGTGTCATAGATGAAGTCCACAGTGACTCCATGGAAATCAACAGTAGTCAATCTGCGGTGGAGATCAATGAGCCCTTAATAGACGATGCAAAGCATGTATCCTCAGATGAACCACTGTCTCTTGACCCTGCTGGTATTGAGAGCTTAAGTACAGGTGAAAAACCATCAGAAAAGAGTGACAGGTCAGAGGCTGTTACAGAGATTAAAGCGATACATGATCCCATCAAAGACAGTCTGAAATGTGATGTTGAAGTTTCCAAGGTCACAGAGGATCCACACAATCCAGAACCACTTGAAAATAGGTGCCTATCTGCTCCGGACAGTGAGCTTGTTATGAAAACTAATCTGCAAAGCTTAGACATTTGCCATATTGTGGAATCTAAGGATCTACCTACTGCAGCTTGTCTTACTGAGAGTCAGGAAGACACTCAAGTGTGTCACTCCACTGACAGAAAGAATATCCCTGACAAACCGGAAGAATCCATTGGTCTTCTGGATAGTTGTGCTCTTCGTTTAAATGCTGAACCTTCCAGCGTCTTAGTATCTAAAAACCAGCCTTCGGAAACAATTGCACAAGATGCAGTTGACGCAAACTGTGAGGAAGATCCTGCAGTTAAAGATGGAAAAGCAAAAATAAATCAAGAGAGTCAACAATTGGAATTCACCATCCAACCTGAGGGCTGTTCACTGCCACTGTCTACGTCTTGCAGTTCTTCTGAAAGTCATGAGAAGCCTTTTCCACTGAGGGAAGATGGTTCAGTAGATGCGAATGTGGTGTCCAGCACAAAAAGCATGGAGGTTCCTCCACAAATTTCTGCATGTGAGGCAAATGCTGAAGTCACACTGTTGGATAATGCAGTATACGGGCCCATTCATGAACAAAGTTCACCACCGGGCACCATTGCAGTTTCAAGGGTAAGCAGTACCACAGAAGAAATCCTGCCGTCGGAGAACCTCAGCGCTTGTAGGGTCCAGTCTCCAAAGTTCTCCTGCAATACGGGCTCCGGTTACGCTAAGAATCAAGAGGGGAAGGTTGAGGCCACCAGTTCAATACCATTGCTCTACGATGAGGAGTCCATGATGAAGACATTGAATAGTCTAAAAGTAATTCCAGATCCTGTTAGTCCTCTGACCAGCCCCATCCGCATAACCAGGAGAAACCATCCCCACTCTCAATCCAACAAGCCAGCTCATGTGAAAAGTCTTGGGAAAG ATTTCTGCAGTGTCGTAGTTGACCCTACTTCAACTAATTTGGGTGTGAACAAAGAGAACAAGAATCCTGGTGGCCCCATGCTGACCAAAAGCCAAACCGAGGATGAATTGGAAGAGGGTGAAATCATTAGTGAAAGTGATGAAGAGCAATGTCCGGTCTCATCCCAGGATGAAAGGCCTACAAAGACACATCAGCCTAGTCCTCAGTCCTCCAGGCGGAAAAAAGTCTCAGCAAAGTCACTTGCTGCATCACAGGACAGTCCTAAAACGATCAGAAAAAACGTAACTGCATCAAGTGGAAGCCCCTCGTTGAATAGAAGTCGACACAAAACGATTTGTCTTCCAACAGCTACAACTTCTGTGTTAAGCACTGAGGAAGTTATGGATATGATTGGGAAGATTCGTCACCAGGTCAGGAAGAAGTATATGAAGCTCCATAAAACCTTCCATATGAGCAGTTTTTATGGCATTGTAGACAATGCCCTCGTTTCCTTTTTGGACTTTGTCGACAGGGTCAACTTCAGTAAGTTCTGTGACCAAGATGATGACCTGAAATCTAGGCTGAAGAATATTATgtcaaatgttttaaacaaaatatcaaaaaaCGGGATAGTCAACCGCATATTTGAACAGCAATCTGAATGTCTGAAAAAAAAGCTATGGAACTTTGTGGATGTACAACTAGACTTTATGTTCAAGGAAATCCGGGCTGCTCTGGCAAGTGTATGCAAAGCTATAAAGGAAAACTCACCTTCAAGTGCAGACACAGGCGAGAAACTAAGTAAAAATAAGAATTCAACAAAGCCACTGAAGTCGCCTGTTACCATAAAATCAAGGCCAAAATCACAGCAGGCAAAGTCACCAGTAACCATAACATCAAGGCCAAAATCACAGCAGGCAAAGTTACCAGTAACCATAACATCAAGGACAAAATCACAGCAGAAAAAGTCACCTATGACCATAACATCAAGGACAAAAATGAGGCAGCTGAAATCACCTGTGACTCCAATTTCAAGACCTAGAGTGAGGCAGAAGATGGAGGAATCCAACACAGAGAGAACTATGACGGTGGGACTTGGAAGTAGAGGTAAAAATATCAGAATGACCTTTGAAAAAGATGAAGAAGAGACATCTCCAAACACATCAGCTCACCCTTCCATGAAAAACGCCATAGAGATGTTACCTCAGCGAAATACACATTCAACATCTGCAAAGGAGTCTACGTTGGTGCGTCGCATATCTCGAAGCAACTCACTCCATGACAAGTCCGACTTCCAAATCCTCACAGAACAGCAAGCGTCCAGCTTAACATTCAACCTGGTTACGGACACACAGATGGGAGATATATTCAAGTGTCTTTTAGATGGCTCTGATCTCCTGGACACCAATATCTCTGCTGTGGACTGTCATGGCTGGCCGGTCGGTACCCCTCGCAAGGAGGCTCCTACTGGGGAGCACCTCCTGAGCATCACCACCCCCACCAAAGGGTGTTCGCCTTCCAAACTTATTGCCACGTGGTCGGCCATTTCACCTCGTAAAATATCTCCCTCTCCAAACAGCAAACTTCACATTCCCGTTAATCCAATTATGTTTGATGAGAGCTGCATGCTAGAGGTTCCCCCTCGGATTGGGCCATCGTCCGGTGTGTTTTCCCAGAGATCCTATTCCATCCTGTCAGAAGACCTGGCTGTGTCCCTCACGATACCTTCTCCTCTCAAGTCTGACAGCCACCTCAGCTTCTTACGCCCAGTTAACGGGGAGCCCATGTCTGTGCCGGACAGTGTCATCAGTGCACACTTCAGTGAGGATGCCCTCTTGGAAGAGGAGGATGCTACTGAGCAGGACATCCACCTTGCCCTCGATACAGACAACTCCAGCTGTGGATCCAGCGATGGCAGGAGTAGAGAGGCAGCTGCTCCTCTTCTGTTTCACTTCAAACCTCATCTGCCCATGCAGGCAGTGGTGATGGAGAAGTCCAATGACCATTTCATCGTGAAGATCCGACAAGCTGCCACCAGGGCTTGCATACCTCCAGGCGATGAGGAGAATCTGACCAAAATGCCAAAAGGAGAAGGACAGTCTAGCGAAGGCTGTGATCCTGTCACACCTGCTGTGGATGGAGAGCTGGCTCCACCTTCAGAGGACCGCTCCTCCAGCCTTCCCGCAAGCACTGAAACTGTCAATGGTAATGCAGTGCTTGAGGTTCAGTCACAAGCATCTGGTGAAGACACTGAGGATCCTCTCAGTAAAACATGCAGACTCCCAGATGTCAACCAGAAGGATCCAAAGACTGGTACCAAACGAAAGAAGGCTCAAGTGGAAACCAAGGCAAAACGGGTCAAAGAGGGGGTTCATTTGGGAAGAAGTAAGCAGGAGAAGGCTTTCAGACATTCCAAGGAAAAGAGGAGCAGAACGCCCAGGAAGGAGAAAAGCAAAGCTGCATCTCCCACAGTACAGTTATCACCTAACAGCCTGTCTGCCAAGAACATCATCAAGAAGAAGGGCCAAGTTGTGGTGATGTGGACTAA GAATGAAGACAGAGCTATTCTCCTTGAACTGAAAATGCAAAGGGCCTCAACAGATGCGTTCTCTGCCTTGTCAGACAAGCTGAATAAGTCACCAGCTCAA ATTGCTGAAAGATTTGGCCAACTCATGAAGCTttttaagaagaaggaaaagatGGCAAGCTGA
- the gja10b gene encoding gap junction protein alpha 10 b encodes MGDWNLLGSILEEVHVHSTIVGKIWLTILFIFRMLVLGVAAEDVWDDERSEFVCNTDQPGCTNVCYDQAFPISLIRYWVLQIIFVSSPSLVYMGHALYRLRALEKERHRKKAFLKAELEGIEGAQEELKRIERELRKLEEQKRVRKAPLRGSLLRTYVFHILTRSVVEVGFIIGQYVLYGIGLDPLYKCERFPCPNSVDCFVSRPTEKNIFMVFMLVISGVSLFLNLLEIFHLGVKKIKQSVYGSSKYGDEDSICRSKKNSMVQQVCVLTNSSPQRMVQLTQTAYTVVPGGQSDAVPVYMPTAAPHTQNGSDPQPRQLRLPSQAELHSLRQFGAVERRYTVDNRNHSCSSDDSNGPKGSGQPQHCGAQPRASLRNSHMEIPAALRNSQRKQSRVSACKDYSDMSDSPDSGHYPTARKASFMSRGLSESKLASPPDSPGSGSSPDTEAKRLAQGESPPMTPPPASGRRMSMSMILELSSIMKK; translated from the exons ATGGGGGATTGGAATTTGCTTGGCAGTATCTTAGAAGAGGTACATGTTCACTCAACAATCGTTGGAAAAATCTGGCTCACCATTCTTTTCATTTTCCGGATGCTGGTTCTTGGTGTGGCAGCCGAGGATGTTTGGGACGATGAACGCAGTGAGTTTGTGTGCAACACAGACCAGCCCGGGTGCACGAATGTCTGCTATGACCAGgctttccccatctctctcataCGGTACTGGGTCTTACAAATCATTTTTGTgtcttctccttctctggtaTACATGGGGCATGCACTCTACCGATTGAGGGCGCTTGAGAAAGAGAGGCACAGAAAGAAAGCCTTTTTGAAAGCAGAGCTGGAGGGAATCGAAGGCGCTCAGGAGGAACTCAAAAGGATCGAGAGAGAGTTGAGGAAGCTGGAAGAGCAGAAGAGGGTAAGGAAAGCTCCACTTCGGGGCTCCTTGCTGCGCACATATGTTTTCCATATCTTGACCAGATCAGTGGTGGAAGTTGGTTTTATAATTGGGCAATATGTTCTGTACGGTATAGGACTTGATCCTCTGTATAAATGTGAGAGGTTTCCTTGCCCAAACAGTGTGGATTGTTTTGTGTCGAGACCAACTGAAAAGAACATTTTCATGGTCTTCATGCTTGTCATTTCTGGTGTTTCATTATTCTTAAACCTCCTTGAGATATTTCACCTCGGGGTGAAGAAGATCAAACAAAGTGTGTATGGAAGTAGTAAATATGGAGACGAAGACAGCATATGCAGATCCAAGAAAAACTCCATGGTGCAGCAGGTTTGTGTTCTTACCAACTCCTCACCCCAGAGGATGGTTCAGCTCACCCAGACTGCCTACACAGTGGTTCCTGGTGGCCAGTCGGATGCTGTGCCCGTCTACATGCCCACAGCCGCCCCTCACACCCAGAACGGATCTGACCCACAGCCCCGGCAGCTGCGACTTCCCAGCCAAGCAGAGCTCCACTCTCTGCGGCAGTTTGGGGCGGTGGAACGCCGCTACACCGTGGACAACAGGAACCACTCATGCAGCAGCGATGACTCCAACGGCCCTAAGGGTTCAGGACAGCCACAGCACTGCGGAGCCCAGCCTCGGGCCTCTCTGAGGAACAGCCACATGGAGATACCGGCAGCCCTGAGGAACTCGCAGCGCAAACAGAGCAGAGTCAGCGCTTGCAAGGACTACAGTGACATGAGCGACTCTCCGGATAGCGGCCACTACCCCACAGCCAGGAAGGCCAGTTTCATGTCCCGTGGGCTATCTGAGAGCAAGCTGGCCAGTCCGCCCGACAGCCCTGGCTCCGGGAGCAGCCCAGACACTGAGGCCAAGAGACTAGCGCAGGGGGAGAGTCCTCCTATGACTCCACCTCCGGCCAGCGGACGGAGAATGTCCATG AGCATGATTCTGGAGCTGTCTTCGATTATGAAAAAATGA